One genomic window of Lentisphaera araneosa HTCC2155 includes the following:
- the clpA gene encoding ATP-dependent Clp protease ATP-binding subunit ClpA, whose protein sequence is MYSKEFQITFMLAFKTAQQYRHEFVLPEHILFALVHDPESRNVLEVCGADINRLRADLLEYFENELPDLPGDDDYLPDESLALQRVIKRASDHAISSEIETISGIHILVALFSEEDSHAVFFLQNQDIDRFDIVTYLSHGGDSEEEGDLLYEDEDEDDDFEDIFGETEPAKGSMLDRYTVNLTERAKNGELDSIIGRKTELKRVVQTLCRRRKNNPILVGEPGVGKTAVVEGLAQLICSGKIPERLRNAQIFALDLGSLVAGTKFRGDFEERLKNLVSDLKARDGAILFIDELHTIVGAGSTSGGTMDASNLLKPALSSGEIRCIGATTYGEFKNHILKDRALARRFQKIDVKEPSVSETVSILKGIKSYYEKHHEVQYPISALQSAAELANRFINDRFLPDKAIDVLDEAGASLALRPASQKRKTVNKTVIEEVIAAMAMIPSAKINSNDKQKLISLADDLKKLVYGQDKAVEAVVKAVKTARSGLGDEDKPYGSFLFTGPTGVGKTELAKQLSSLLGVKFLRFDMSEYSEKHSISRLIGSPPGYVGFEQGGLLTDAVTKNPYSLVLLDEIEKAHQEIYNILLQVMDHGKLTDNNGHEADFRNVIIIMTSNVGARESSAKVIGFENLENLNASDAAVEKYFTPEFRNRLDGIVRFNPLTQELMLKVVDKFLATLEQKLKAKKIRMKVSNRAKKWLAQKGFDPVMGARPLTRLIDNKIKHQLTDLILEEKLSEGHEVLVDSEEGKITLKVRALA, encoded by the coding sequence ATGTATAGTAAAGAATTTCAAATCACCTTCATGCTAGCCTTTAAAACAGCTCAGCAATATCGCCACGAATTTGTGCTGCCTGAACATATCCTTTTTGCGCTAGTTCACGATCCGGAATCTCGCAATGTCTTAGAAGTTTGTGGCGCAGATATTAATCGTTTAAGAGCCGACCTCCTAGAGTACTTTGAAAATGAATTACCGGATCTTCCGGGAGATGATGATTATCTTCCCGATGAATCCCTTGCTTTACAAAGAGTGATTAAGCGAGCTTCAGATCACGCAATTTCATCTGAGATTGAGACTATTAGTGGTATTCACATTTTAGTGGCACTCTTTAGTGAAGAGGATTCCCACGCAGTCTTTTTCTTACAAAACCAAGATATTGATCGTTTTGATATTGTTACCTACCTTTCTCATGGTGGCGATTCAGAAGAAGAGGGGGACCTCCTCTATGAAGATGAAGATGAGGATGATGATTTTGAAGATATTTTTGGTGAAACGGAACCTGCTAAAGGCAGTATGCTCGATCGCTATACAGTAAACTTAACTGAGCGAGCCAAGAATGGTGAGCTCGATTCAATCATTGGACGAAAAACTGAACTCAAGCGCGTGGTGCAAACTCTTTGTCGTCGTCGTAAAAACAATCCCATTTTAGTGGGTGAACCAGGTGTGGGCAAAACCGCTGTTGTCGAAGGCTTGGCTCAGTTGATTTGTTCAGGAAAAATTCCTGAGCGTTTGCGCAATGCGCAAATTTTTGCTTTAGATCTTGGATCTCTTGTGGCGGGCACCAAGTTTCGCGGTGATTTTGAAGAGCGTTTAAAAAACCTTGTCAGTGACTTAAAAGCCCGTGATGGAGCTATTTTATTCATTGATGAATTGCATACAATTGTAGGTGCGGGTTCAACGAGCGGTGGAACGATGGATGCCTCCAATCTCCTTAAGCCAGCCTTGTCCAGTGGTGAAATTCGCTGTATTGGTGCCACGACTTATGGTGAATTCAAAAATCATATATTAAAAGATCGTGCCCTCGCTCGTCGTTTCCAAAAAATTGATGTGAAAGAACCGAGTGTTAGTGAAACAGTCTCTATCCTCAAAGGGATAAAATCTTACTACGAAAAACACCACGAAGTTCAGTACCCCATTAGTGCTTTACAATCGGCAGCTGAGCTCGCCAATCGTTTTATTAATGACCGTTTTTTACCTGATAAAGCGATTGATGTACTGGATGAAGCAGGAGCTTCTTTGGCTTTGCGTCCGGCCTCACAAAAGAGAAAGACGGTGAATAAGACTGTTATTGAAGAAGTGATTGCTGCTATGGCGATGATTCCTTCAGCTAAGATTAATAGTAATGATAAGCAAAAACTAATTAGTTTAGCGGATGATTTGAAAAAGCTTGTGTATGGCCAAGATAAAGCCGTTGAAGCCGTGGTTAAAGCTGTAAAAACAGCACGTTCAGGTTTGGGTGATGAAGATAAACCTTATGGTTCCTTCTTGTTTACCGGACCTACGGGTGTGGGTAAAACGGAATTGGCCAAGCAATTGTCGAGCCTTTTAGGTGTGAAATTCTTACGTTTTGATATGAGTGAATACAGTGAAAAACATAGTATATCGCGACTCATTGGTTCGCCTCCCGGTTACGTTGGCTTTGAGCAAGGTGGTTTACTTACTGATGCAGTGACTAAAAATCCTTATAGCTTAGTTTTACTCGATGAAATCGAGAAAGCTCACCAAGAAATCTATAATATCCTATTACAGGTTATGGATCACGGCAAGCTAACTGATAACAATGGTCACGAAGCCGATTTCCGCAATGTGATTATTATTATGACGTCTAATGTAGGAGCTCGCGAGTCCTCTGCGAAAGTGATTGGTTTTGAGAATCTTGAAAATCTCAATGCGAGTGATGCGGCCGTTGAAAAATACTTCACGCCAGAATTTAGAAACCGCTTAGATGGTATTGTTCGTTTCAATCCATTAACGCAAGAACTCATGCTCAAGGTTGTCGATAAATTCCTTGCAACTCTCGAACAAAAATTGAAAGCGAAAAAGATTCGTATGAAAGTGAGTAATCGCGCTAAAAAATGGTTAGCCCAGAAAGGCTTTGATCCAGTGATGGGAGCACGTCCTTTGACGAGATTAATTGATAATAAAATTAAGCACCAGCTCACCGATTTGATTCTTGAAGAAAAACTTTCTGAAGGACATGAAGTTTTGGTCGATAGTGAAGAGGGGAAAATTACTCTGAAGGTTCGCGCTCTCGCCTAA
- a CDS encoding UbiD family decarboxylase, which translates to MYTSTKELVEGLDREGRLIRIKEEVDPNLEMAYIQRRVYERGGGAVLFEKVKGTPFACVSNLFASVEQTESIFQGRCATVKELLSYKADKEKVNALKKRPWKVFPLLKELIHTLPKKVKSAPVMECETKISDLPKIVCWEKDGGSFVTLPQVYSEEVEKPGPMNSNLGMYRIQLTGNDYKKDEEIGLHYQIHRGIGVHHEAHRKAKKPFRVAIFVGGPPSMTFSAVMPLPEGLPEVVFSGLLQGRRWRYSKYKDWTVAAEADFCILGTVDEDDLKPEGPFGDHLGYYSLTHNLPYMKIEKVFHRKDAIWPFTVVGRPPQEDTSFGDVIHHLTGEVLPSELPGLRELNAVDEAGVHPLLLATAEDRYLPYCDDGEPYELHTIAHAILGKGQLSLAKYLFLLGDGDEVAPHVHNYEKFFKYALERLDFSRDLHFHTCTTMDTLDYSSTELNKGSKLVAIACGNRKRTLSTTIPSDFKSPFEGQAHLVMDGVVALDIGKWQSREQAREEGERLSRELIAGEGIAMVILTEEAEFCAESISNFLWLTFTRSDPAADIYGLNSDVVDKHWACEAPMIIDARIKRHHAPVLEEDPDVAKRADEILGKYFK; encoded by the coding sequence TTGTATACAAGTACCAAGGAATTAGTAGAAGGCCTCGATCGCGAAGGGCGCTTGATTCGCATCAAAGAAGAAGTTGACCCAAACCTTGAAATGGCTTACATTCAACGACGTGTTTACGAACGCGGTGGTGGGGCAGTGTTATTTGAAAAAGTTAAAGGGACGCCATTCGCTTGCGTCTCAAATTTGTTCGCCAGTGTGGAGCAGACAGAGTCTATTTTTCAGGGGCGTTGTGCAACAGTGAAAGAATTGCTTTCCTACAAAGCGGATAAAGAAAAAGTAAATGCTTTAAAAAAGCGTCCATGGAAAGTTTTTCCCCTTTTAAAAGAGTTGATTCATACCTTACCTAAAAAAGTTAAATCGGCTCCTGTAATGGAGTGCGAAACAAAAATTAGTGATTTGCCAAAAATTGTTTGCTGGGAGAAAGATGGTGGTTCCTTTGTGACTCTCCCACAAGTTTATAGCGAAGAGGTTGAGAAGCCGGGGCCGATGAACTCGAACTTAGGCATGTACCGTATTCAACTTACAGGAAATGACTATAAAAAAGACGAAGAGATCGGCCTGCATTACCAGATTCATCGCGGCATAGGCGTTCATCACGAAGCTCACAGGAAAGCTAAAAAACCTTTTCGAGTGGCAATTTTTGTCGGTGGTCCACCTTCAATGACTTTTTCAGCTGTGATGCCCTTGCCGGAAGGCTTGCCCGAAGTTGTATTCTCTGGCTTATTACAAGGACGCCGCTGGCGCTATTCCAAGTACAAAGATTGGACAGTTGCTGCTGAAGCAGACTTTTGTATTTTAGGTACCGTCGACGAAGATGACTTGAAGCCAGAAGGCCCATTTGGTGATCACTTGGGTTACTACAGCTTAACTCATAATTTGCCTTACATGAAGATTGAAAAAGTCTTTCACCGCAAAGACGCAATTTGGCCCTTTACAGTTGTGGGACGTCCCCCACAGGAAGACACCTCTTTTGGAGATGTCATTCACCATCTGACGGGAGAAGTCTTACCATCTGAATTGCCAGGCTTGCGCGAGCTCAATGCGGTGGATGAGGCAGGAGTTCATCCTTTGCTATTAGCTACAGCGGAAGATCGTTATTTACCTTATTGTGATGATGGGGAGCCCTATGAGTTGCATACAATTGCCCATGCTATTTTAGGCAAAGGTCAGCTTTCATTAGCTAAATACCTTTTTCTTTTAGGAGATGGAGATGAAGTGGCACCTCACGTTCATAACTATGAAAAGTTTTTTAAGTACGCACTCGAACGCTTAGATTTCTCTCGAGATCTACATTTCCATACATGCACGACCATGGATACTCTAGATTACTCAAGTACTGAACTTAATAAGGGGTCAAAATTAGTTGCTATTGCTTGCGGTAATCGTAAACGTACTTTATCCACAACAATCCCTTCCGATTTTAAGAGTCCCTTTGAAGGACAAGCTCATTTAGTGATGGATGGAGTTGTGGCTTTAGATATCGGTAAATGGCAGAGTCGTGAACAAGCTCGAGAAGAGGGCGAAAGACTTTCGCGTGAGTTAATAGCAGGGGAAGGAATCGCAATGGTGATCCTTACAGAAGAAGCTGAATTTTGTGCTGAATCAATCAGCAATTTCCTATGGCTAACTTTTACGCGTTCTGATCCAGCCGCAGATATTTATGGCTTAAACTCAGACGTAGTGGATAAGCACTGGGCTTGTGAGGCTCCGATGATTATTGACGCTCGAATTAAAAGGCACCATGCACCCGTTTTGGAAGAGGATCCTGATGTGGCAAAACGAGCTGATGAAATCCTAGGGAAGTATTTCAAATAG
- a CDS encoding DUF2071 domain-containing protein produces the protein MPLWKLTKQAERLTLCNYRIKPEALDHLLPQGTRARIHNGRAFGGVTIKNYNCQKYDIAAYLMGFPYEIILHSVAIEWDEGKEIKHGLLILALHNSSRMSAFLSKKLYPVKCNYVQFEAEEHFSSYLFKAHTKQHDVYLHAGMEPHFAEESFFSSAREAGNFFQESLIHQHSLNQKNGRFFQSLAEGQWTCQALDIREFSSQFFEANFDPKDIEVDHAVMMQKLEPSWCGSVGEEKEVISSSFAMNQKSARKATKSSLGLNN, from the coding sequence ATGCCTCTTTGGAAACTTACCAAGCAGGCCGAACGTTTAACTTTATGCAATTATCGCATAAAGCCTGAGGCACTCGATCACCTTCTTCCCCAAGGAACTCGTGCCCGCATCCACAATGGTCGCGCATTTGGTGGAGTCACAATTAAAAACTATAATTGTCAAAAATACGATATCGCCGCTTATCTCATGGGTTTTCCCTACGAAATCATCTTACATAGTGTCGCAATTGAATGGGATGAAGGCAAAGAAATAAAGCATGGCTTGCTCATTTTAGCTCTACACAACTCCTCTCGCATGTCGGCTTTTTTATCCAAAAAACTTTACCCTGTCAAATGCAACTATGTTCAATTTGAGGCTGAGGAACACTTTTCATCTTATTTGTTTAAAGCTCACACCAAGCAACACGACGTCTACTTACATGCCGGCATGGAACCCCACTTTGCCGAAGAATCTTTTTTCTCCTCTGCACGCGAAGCAGGAAACTTCTTTCAGGAATCTCTCATCCACCAACATTCACTTAATCAAAAAAATGGTCGCTTCTTCCAATCCCTAGCTGAAGGTCAATGGACATGCCAAGCTTTGGATATCCGTGAATTTAGCTCGCAATTTTTTGAAGCCAACTTCGACCCCAAAGACATCGAAGTGGATCATGCGGTTATGATGCAAAAACTCGAACCTAGTTGGTGCGGTTCCGTGGGCGAAGAAAAAGAAGTCATTAGCTCATCTTTTGCCATGAATCAAAAAAGTGCTCGGAAAGCCACCAAGTCGTCACTTGGACTTAATAATTAA
- the clpS gene encoding ATP-dependent Clp protease adapter ClpS, with amino-acid sequence MSEKISIEGDAALLEKRKVKRPSRFKVILHNDDYTPMDFVVYLIMSVFHKTEDEAAQLMLTVHVKGKAICGIYPKEIAENKVDKAMSMAKQEGHPLLCTMQKE; translated from the coding sequence ATGTCAGAAAAGATTTCAATTGAAGGGGACGCGGCTTTATTAGAAAAGCGCAAAGTTAAGCGCCCAAGCCGGTTTAAAGTGATTTTGCACAACGACGATTATACTCCGATGGATTTTGTCGTTTACCTCATTATGTCTGTATTTCATAAAACGGAAGATGAGGCAGCTCAATTGATGCTGACAGTGCATGTCAAAGGAAAAGCAATTTGTGGGATTTATCCCAAGGAAATTGCCGAAAATAAAGTCGATAAAGCCATGAGCATGGCCAAACAAGAGGGCCATCCCTTATTGTGTACCATGCAAAAAGAATAA
- the serS gene encoding serine--tRNA ligase: protein MIDIKKFREDADFFKKKWADRGLEVDVNEILAWDTEWRESTVKVEELKSQRNTASKQIGIMKKNGEDASSAMEAVRSLGDQIKELDAKAAELSSQVNAKLLSLPNPPSEFTPVGLTEEDNPEVRRWGTKPEFDFAPQAHWDLGQNLDILDLPRAAKISGSGFYLWKGAGARLERALINFFLDQNTENGYKEAWVPFVVNPKAMTGTGQLPKFAEEIYHAPEDNLYLVPTAEVPVTNIHADEILDAKELPIAYTAYTPCFRREAGAAGKDSRGILRVHQFSKVEMVKFVEPSTSYTELEMLLADAEHLLQQLGLHYRVIELCSGDLGFSAARCYDIEVWAPGTERYLEVSSCSNFEDFQSRRCKIRYKEETEKKAKLLHTLNGSGLALPRCIVALMETYQRADGSIEVPDVLVPYMGGLTEISAEG, encoded by the coding sequence ATGATTGATATCAAGAAATTTAGAGAAGATGCAGATTTCTTTAAGAAAAAATGGGCTGATCGCGGCCTAGAAGTAGATGTTAACGAAATCCTTGCGTGGGATACTGAGTGGCGTGAAAGCACAGTGAAAGTTGAAGAGCTCAAATCTCAGCGCAATACAGCATCTAAGCAAATCGGTATCATGAAAAAGAATGGCGAAGATGCGAGTTCCGCAATGGAAGCCGTTCGCAGCTTAGGTGATCAAATCAAAGAGCTCGATGCCAAAGCAGCCGAACTCTCTAGCCAAGTTAATGCCAAACTTTTATCACTTCCGAATCCACCATCAGAATTTACTCCTGTTGGTTTGACTGAAGAAGATAACCCTGAAGTTCGTCGCTGGGGAACAAAACCTGAATTTGATTTTGCTCCACAAGCTCACTGGGACTTGGGGCAAAATTTAGATATTTTAGATTTACCTCGTGCTGCAAAAATTTCAGGTTCTGGTTTCTACCTTTGGAAAGGAGCAGGCGCTCGTTTAGAACGTGCCCTCATTAACTTTTTCTTAGATCAAAATACAGAGAATGGCTATAAAGAGGCTTGGGTACCTTTCGTAGTAAATCCTAAAGCGATGACGGGTACGGGACAATTGCCTAAGTTTGCGGAAGAAATTTATCACGCACCAGAAGACAACCTCTATCTAGTTCCGACGGCTGAAGTTCCCGTTACAAATATTCATGCAGACGAAATTCTCGATGCGAAAGAGCTACCGATTGCCTACACAGCTTACACGCCTTGTTTCCGTAGAGAAGCTGGTGCAGCAGGTAAAGATTCAAGAGGTATTTTACGAGTCCACCAATTCTCAAAAGTAGAGATGGTAAAGTTTGTTGAACCTTCAACGTCTTACACTGAATTAGAAATGTTATTAGCTGATGCGGAGCACTTGCTTCAGCAACTCGGTCTTCACTATAGAGTAATTGAGCTTTGCTCTGGTGATTTAGGTTTTTCTGCGGCACGATGCTACGATATCGAAGTATGGGCACCAGGAACCGAGCGTTACTTAGAGGTTTCTTCTTGCTCGAACTTTGAAGACTTCCAATCACGTCGTTGTAAGATTCGCTACAAAGAAGAGACAGAGAAAAAAGCTAAGCTTCTCCACACACTCAATGGTTCTGGTTTAGCACTTCCTCGCTGTATTGTCGCGCTCATGGAAACTTACCAAAGAGCTGATGGTTCAATCGAAGTTCCAGATGTTCTCGTACCCTATATGGGCGGCTTGACAGAGATTAGCGCAGAGGGCTAG
- a CDS encoding DUF455 family protein, which translates to MNLYHFAQNILESPDIEEKLRHPGKIDYSPSTEVFTLQLSPQRSSAYAFGKKESKKLQLGELNSERDRGLLLLMFMNHELLAIELMAQAILKFHHSVPEAFLRGLVQTIIDEQKHCRLYLKRLQELNCQAGDLPLSSFFWDCLSQVESPQAYLAGMSLTLEQANLDFTHHYRDVFAAVGDQKTADILKVVYEDEIRHVQFGVDWMNKWNHDSSFWDYYLHHLPASLDPNRAKSTVYFDMKGRLAAKMDQDTILQFKLHSSSRGRSPNIWLFNPAAELESHKISAPKSYSTIQQDLAPLLIPLCKKDDILLTSHPIDLKTLDTFYNLTFSLPENYTHADTVKLLDRHKPGQIKAWGKSPVIERQTQAIRKKQSQSFKTKNWDEQWKQLYSKAYQAAVHSKLKSESTALDLQEAQVFSSLDELLSSMKRNDLMLKSPLASTGRGCRRVHLNKLEEDDLRWIQGAIKRQGKILAETHRERIYDFSAQYEITREGKLKFHGLTEIETKAFANSANTCGPFHSKWPPDIKKFVFQQGKNIIKEGFELVAQKWAQIMLEIKFTGPFALDGFIWQDKDQFYFRPICELNPRLSMGRIALELNRPCQSGSLTKLSIGGKDSLQEASGGFSLNKQGKITSADLVLNPDAQQFFARFQIL; encoded by the coding sequence ATGAATTTATATCATTTTGCTCAGAACATTCTCGAATCACCAGATATCGAAGAAAAACTTCGTCATCCTGGCAAAATTGATTATTCTCCTAGCACAGAAGTTTTTACTCTGCAATTGAGCCCACAACGCTCCTCTGCTTATGCTTTTGGCAAGAAAGAAAGTAAAAAACTGCAATTAGGAGAACTGAACTCAGAGCGCGACCGTGGCTTACTACTACTCATGTTCATGAATCACGAACTGCTCGCCATTGAACTTATGGCTCAAGCCATTCTCAAATTTCACCACTCAGTACCCGAAGCTTTTCTTCGTGGGCTCGTACAAACGATCATTGATGAACAAAAACATTGCCGGCTTTACCTCAAACGCCTCCAAGAACTCAATTGCCAAGCGGGTGATTTGCCTCTAAGTAGTTTTTTCTGGGATTGTCTCTCGCAAGTTGAATCTCCTCAAGCTTATTTGGCCGGCATGAGTTTAACCCTGGAGCAAGCCAACCTCGACTTCACCCATCATTACCGCGATGTGTTTGCTGCTGTTGGCGATCAAAAGACTGCCGATATTTTGAAAGTGGTTTACGAAGACGAAATCCGTCACGTCCAATTCGGTGTCGATTGGATGAACAAATGGAATCATGACTCTAGTTTTTGGGATTATTATCTTCACCACCTTCCTGCATCACTGGATCCCAATCGTGCAAAATCTACTGTCTACTTTGACATGAAAGGTCGACTAGCCGCCAAGATGGATCAAGACACCATTTTACAGTTCAAACTCCATAGCAGTAGCCGTGGCAGAAGCCCTAACATCTGGCTTTTTAATCCTGCCGCAGAACTCGAATCTCACAAAATCTCCGCACCAAAAAGTTACTCCACCATACAACAGGACTTAGCCCCCCTGCTCATCCCTCTCTGTAAGAAAGATGACATCCTCCTCACCTCACACCCCATTGACTTAAAGACTCTTGATACTTTTTATAACTTGACCTTTTCTTTGCCCGAAAATTACACTCATGCTGATACGGTAAAACTCTTAGATAGACATAAGCCAGGACAAATTAAAGCTTGGGGTAAAAGCCCTGTAATTGAAAGGCAGACGCAAGCTATTAGAAAAAAACAATCTCAGAGTTTTAAAACTAAAAACTGGGATGAGCAATGGAAACAACTCTATTCAAAAGCTTATCAAGCTGCAGTGCACTCAAAACTCAAATCAGAATCCACTGCTCTTGATCTACAGGAAGCACAAGTTTTCTCAAGCCTAGATGAACTGCTTTCAAGTATGAAGCGTAATGACCTTATGCTCAAAAGTCCTTTAGCAAGTACGGGCCGAGGTTGCCGACGAGTGCACCTCAATAAACTTGAAGAAGACGACCTAAGATGGATCCAAGGGGCCATTAAACGCCAAGGAAAAATTTTAGCGGAAACCCACCGCGAGAGAATATACGATTTTTCAGCTCAATACGAAATCACTCGAGAGGGCAAACTTAAATTTCACGGCCTCACAGAAATTGAAACCAAAGCTTTTGCGAATAGCGCAAATACTTGTGGTCCCTTTCATTCAAAATGGCCCCCAGACATCAAAAAATTTGTTTTTCAGCAAGGTAAAAATATCATCAAGGAGGGATTTGAACTCGTCGCACAAAAATGGGCTCAGATCATGTTAGAGATCAAGTTCACGGGACCATTTGCTCTCGATGGCTTCATCTGGCAAGACAAGGATCAATTTTACTTTCGTCCCATTTGTGAACTCAATCCTCGTTTAAGCATGGGACGAATTGCTCTAGAACTCAACCGTCCCTGCCAATCAGGATCATTGACCAAACTGAGTATTGGCGGGAAAGATTCTTTGCAAGAAGCTAGCGGAGGATTTAGTTTGAATAAACAAGGGAAAATCACCTCCGCTGACCTCGTCCTCAACCCCGATGCTCAACAATTCTTCGCGCGTTTCCAAATCCTCTAG
- a CDS encoding MATE family efflux transporter: MPLNKDFLRLAIPNVLSNLAVPALSLTDTALMGHMPDPVMLGAVAISGQIFTCLYWSFGFLRMGTTGLTAQAHGRGEGEELVFLRALVSALALSFLILILQYPLAQFAFHLLDLDFELAKYAKTYFDIRIFAAPATLTLYVFHGWFLGKQNSWYPLVLTYLGNLINIAISIYLVRYKNMDVAGVAWGTLIAQYLTLILSLVLAKKYFKAWPKINWSEVFRWNEMKAFLSLNRDLFIRTGFLLAVVSSFTFISERFGTVTLGANAILLSLAACLAYVVDGYAFATESLCGKFYGKKDFSGLKSLYKLSFNWGLGSGLVFLLVLFLFGKVILSVFTSQESVLDEAIKYMPWLMLACLLNPVAFIIDGIFIGLAKAKEMRKIMIRCSLFIYLPCLFIFWTWNNHGLWLSMSLFMLMRSAYMAYELKQVRVD; the protein is encoded by the coding sequence ATGCCATTAAATAAAGATTTTTTACGCTTAGCCATACCCAATGTGCTGAGCAATTTAGCTGTTCCTGCACTCAGTTTGACTGATACGGCCTTGATGGGGCATATGCCAGATCCCGTCATGTTAGGTGCAGTTGCCATCTCGGGGCAAATCTTCACCTGTCTCTATTGGAGCTTTGGTTTTTTACGCATGGGAACCACGGGCCTTACCGCTCAAGCTCATGGTCGTGGAGAAGGCGAAGAGCTGGTGTTTTTACGAGCTTTGGTGAGTGCCTTAGCATTATCATTTCTAATTCTCATACTGCAGTATCCTCTAGCTCAGTTCGCCTTCCACCTCCTCGACTTAGATTTCGAACTTGCGAAGTACGCAAAGACATATTTTGATATCAGGATTTTTGCGGCTCCCGCAACTTTAACGCTCTACGTATTTCACGGCTGGTTTTTAGGTAAGCAGAATTCTTGGTACCCCTTAGTTTTAACTTATCTCGGGAACTTAATCAATATTGCCATAAGTATTTACTTGGTGCGTTATAAAAACATGGATGTGGCAGGTGTTGCTTGGGGAACCTTGATTGCGCAATACTTAACCTTGATTTTGAGCTTGGTTTTAGCTAAGAAATACTTTAAAGCATGGCCGAAAATTAATTGGTCCGAAGTCTTTCGTTGGAATGAAATGAAGGCTTTTTTGAGTCTGAACCGAGACTTATTTATTCGCACCGGCTTTTTACTAGCAGTCGTTTCGTCTTTTACATTTATCAGCGAAAGATTTGGAACTGTTACTTTAGGCGCCAATGCCATTTTATTAAGTTTGGCCGCTTGTTTGGCATATGTAGTGGATGGTTATGCTTTTGCAACAGAGAGCTTGTGTGGGAAGTTTTATGGTAAGAAAGATTTTAGTGGGCTTAAGTCACTATATAAATTGTCTTTCAACTGGGGACTGGGGAGTGGATTGGTTTTTCTGCTTGTCTTATTCTTATTTGGAAAAGTCATTCTTTCGGTTTTTACGTCTCAAGAATCCGTATTAGATGAAGCGATAAAATACATGCCTTGGCTGATGTTGGCGTGCCTGCTTAATCCAGTCGCCTTTATTATTGATGGAATCTTTATTGGTTTGGCCAAAGCCAAAGAAATGAGGAAGATTATGATTCGCTGTTCGCTATTCATCTATCTTCCTTGTCTCTTTATTTTTTGGACTTGGAATAATCATGGCTTATGGCTGAGTATGAGTCTTTTTATGTTGATGAGAAGTGCCTATATGGCTTATGAGCTCAAGCAAGTTCGAGTTGATTAA
- a CDS encoding RNA polymerase sigma factor — protein sequence MNKHSGNDPYKTRESLIERIQNDNTTASSWEDFSDAYRRFIYIALRNNGLNHHDCEEVVQRVMIKVWEKIARFKYNPGRGKFRYWLYRVSRNEMIDFVRAQQAYEKRNAALLELSPEIEESELRKAVDGEWRNYIANMALERIKGEFKAHTIESFLMHSKGVAPDEIAKKLGMTVNSVYLSKRRILDRLKEEVRRLEHELG from the coding sequence GTGAATAAGCATTCTGGAAATGACCCTTATAAAACGAGGGAAAGTTTAATTGAAAGAATTCAGAATGATAATACGACAGCAAGCAGTTGGGAAGATTTTTCAGATGCTTACAGGCGCTTCATTTACATAGCGCTTCGCAATAATGGTCTCAATCACCATGATTGCGAAGAAGTTGTACAGCGTGTAATGATTAAAGTTTGGGAGAAAATTGCCCGCTTTAAGTACAATCCTGGTCGAGGTAAGTTTCGTTACTGGCTTTATCGCGTTTCTCGCAATGAAATGATTGATTTTGTCCGTGCTCAACAAGCCTATGAAAAGCGTAATGCAGCTCTTCTTGAACTCAGTCCAGAGATTGAAGAATCAGAGCTTAGAAAAGCAGTGGATGGCGAATGGAGAAACTACATTGCCAATATGGCTTTGGAACGTATTAAGGGAGAGTTTAAAGCTCATACAATCGAAAGTTTCTTAATGCATAGTAAAGGTGTTGCTCCTGATGAAATTGCTAAGAAATTAGGGATGACAGTTAATAGTGTTTACTTATCCAAACGTCGTATTTTAGATCGCCTCAAAGAAGAGGTTCGTCGATTAGAACACGAGCTCGGTTAA